Proteins encoded within one genomic window of Acidiferrobacter thiooxydans:
- a CDS encoding alpha-1,4-glucan--maltose-1-phosphate maltosyltransferase, with protein sequence MARRLGKGPPLPADGRYRVVIEAVSPVVDCGRFPIKRVIGDTVIVEADVFADGHDAVACVLCVRKPGGRTVGTTRMTALGNDRYQGRFVVAELGVYHYTVRAHIDRFGSLTQELARRPADDPDLVLVFQQAALLIAAAAERAPAREARPLRVVQALLEGQASSADKRAALLDEVLVERVYRFSQPAHETAWGQELAVRVDPESARAAAWYEFFPRSRWGSAGGRLRDAGPILAHVAAMGFDVVYLPPISPIGTERRKGPNNTASCGPADVGSPWAIGSAEGGHKSVAPTLGTLADFRAFCAQAERLGLAVALDIAFQCAPDHPYVTEHPQWFRHRPDGSIQYAENPPKKYQDIYPLDFETEDWQALWQELKGIVLFWIDAGVRIFRVDNPHTKAFAFWEWLIGAVRAEYPDVLFLAEAFTRPKVMHRLAKLGFTHSYTYFTWRNSKHELIAYFTELMHGPGREYFRPHVWPNTPDILPPYLQHAPRAAFIARLVLAATLSANYGIYGPAFELMESVPREPGSEEYRDSEKYEQRDWDVARPDSLQAIITRINTIRHAHPALMADCHLVFHAIDNDNLIAYSKTSGDGASVILVVVNLDPYHRQSGWLEWPAQIAGACNDRAVQMHDLLSDARYLWSGGRHYVELAPEQMPAHIFRPRSYVGTEHDFDYYS encoded by the coding sequence GTGGCGCGGCGTCTGGGCAAGGGGCCGCCCCTGCCAGCCGATGGCCGGTATCGGGTGGTGATCGAGGCGGTGAGCCCGGTGGTCGACTGCGGGCGCTTCCCCATAAAGCGGGTGATCGGCGACACCGTAATCGTGGAGGCCGATGTGTTTGCCGATGGTCACGACGCCGTGGCCTGTGTGTTGTGCGTACGCAAACCAGGCGGCCGCACGGTGGGCACGACGCGCATGACAGCGCTTGGCAATGATCGCTATCAGGGACGCTTTGTGGTCGCCGAGCTCGGTGTCTATCACTATACGGTACGCGCCCATATCGACCGCTTCGGATCGCTTACCCAGGAACTCGCGCGGCGGCCGGCAGACGACCCGGATCTGGTCCTGGTGTTTCAGCAGGCTGCACTCCTGATTGCGGCCGCCGCGGAGCGTGCGCCGGCGCGTGAAGCACGTCCGTTGCGCGTCGTACAGGCGCTGCTCGAGGGTCAGGCGTCTTCCGCCGACAAGCGCGCGGCGCTGTTAGACGAGGTCCTGGTCGAGCGGGTCTACCGGTTTTCGCAACCCGCGCATGAGACGGCGTGGGGACAGGAACTGGCGGTGCGTGTGGACCCCGAGAGCGCGCGCGCTGCGGCCTGGTATGAATTCTTTCCGCGTTCGCGGTGGGGGTCCGCCGGCGGACGATTGCGCGATGCCGGTCCGATCCTGGCGCATGTGGCGGCCATGGGTTTCGATGTCGTGTACTTGCCACCGATATCACCGATCGGGACGGAGCGCCGCAAGGGTCCGAATAATACCGCAAGCTGCGGTCCCGCGGATGTCGGCAGTCCGTGGGCGATCGGCAGCGCTGAGGGTGGCCACAAGAGCGTGGCCCCCACCCTGGGTACGCTCGCGGATTTCCGGGCATTCTGTGCGCAGGCCGAACGGCTCGGGCTCGCCGTCGCGCTCGACATCGCCTTTCAGTGTGCCCCTGACCACCCGTATGTGACCGAGCACCCGCAGTGGTTCCGTCACCGCCCGGACGGTAGCATCCAGTACGCCGAGAACCCCCCCAAGAAATACCAGGACATCTACCCACTGGACTTCGAGACCGAGGACTGGCAAGCCCTTTGGCAGGAATTGAAAGGCATCGTCTTGTTCTGGATCGACGCCGGAGTGCGCATCTTCCGGGTCGACAACCCCCATACTAAGGCCTTTGCCTTCTGGGAATGGCTCATAGGCGCGGTGCGCGCCGAGTACCCCGATGTCCTGTTTCTGGCCGAGGCCTTCACGCGCCCCAAGGTGATGCACAGACTCGCCAAGCTCGGGTTCACGCATTCGTATACCTATTTCACGTGGCGCAACAGCAAGCACGAACTGATCGCATACTTCACCGAGCTCATGCATGGACCTGGCCGTGAGTATTTCCGGCCCCATGTCTGGCCGAACACCCCTGACATCCTGCCGCCCTACCTGCAACACGCGCCGCGCGCGGCGTTCATCGCCCGCCTGGTGCTGGCCGCGACCCTGAGCGCCAATTATGGCATCTATGGGCCGGCCTTCGAGCTCATGGAATCGGTACCGCGCGAGCCGGGCAGCGAGGAGTACCGGGACTCCGAGAAGTACGAGCAGCGTGACTGGGATGTCGCCCGGCCCGACAGCCTGCAGGCGATCATCACGCGCATCAACACTATACGCCACGCACATCCGGCGCTCATGGCCGATTGCCATCTCGTGTTCCATGCCATCGATAACGACAACCTGATTGCCTACAGCAAGACCTCCGGAGACGGCGCTTCGGTCATTCTCGTGGTGGTGAATCTCGACCCCTATCACCGTCAGTCCGGATGGCTCGAGTGGCCGGCACAAATCGCCGGCGCTTGCAACGACCGCGCAGTGCAGATGCATGATCTCCTGTCGGATGCGCGCTATCTGTGGAGCGGTGGTCGCCATTACGTGGAACTCGCGCCCGAGCAGATGCCGGCGCACATATTCCGCCCGCGCAGCTATGTCGGCACCGAGCACGACTTCGATTACTACTCTTAG
- the treS gene encoding maltose alpha-D-glucosyltransferase has product MHKKTRSEESRISNDPLWYKDAVIYELHVRAFFDGNGDGIGDFAGLTEKLDYLQDLGVDTLWVLPFYPSPMHDDGYDIADYRNVHPDYGTRRDFLQFVRAAHERGLRVITELVINHTSDQHPWFQAARQAPAGSPKRNFYVWSDTAKKFEDTRIIFTDSEKSNWAWDDVAQAYYWHRFFFHQPDLNHNNPHVVKAVVRVMEFWLGLGVDGLRLDAIPYLCVREGTSNENLPETHAVVRYMRSVIDQRYENRMLLAEANQWPEDVRDYFGAGDECHMAYHFPLMPRMYMAIAQEDRHPIVEIMKQTPDIPETCQWAIFLRNHDELTLEMVTNNERDYMYQMYAADRKARLNLGIRRRLAPLMDNDFDKIRLMNSLLLSMPGSPIIYYGDEIGMGDNIYLGDRNGVRTPMQWSPDRNAGFSRADPQRLFLPPIMDPIYGYGAVNVEAQARDPSSLLNWTRRMLAIRKSTKVFGRGALEFLEPGNRKILAYVRTYGDETILCVANLSHSAQPVELDLSAYKGRVPIELMGRTPFPPIGDLPYLLTLHGHGFYWFRLAAGGEVPAWHEERLPPEELPLLVLFDGWRSLFRERVVPWRMAMADRVREQWERDALPRFVMAQRWYAEKGVVPKRVAMTETAEWAGPDGQFFFMIADVVESSEGASAGRYFVPVSLLWESDSEARMRTVLPLAMARVRQQATLGILGDAFADDAFCRGLVAVMREGLAFAGEGGVVQGVAAGTLEQPVAADEAVRHPNTHSSNTAVAIGERLFLKGYRRLQEGINPEVEMGRFLCDVAGFRHTVPVLGTLEYRPAAGGVITLALLQAYVENQGDGWDYTLNYLDNHLELCLHGAAPAGGSEEVHGGYLALVRTLALRTAQMHQALATPYGDPAFDPEPLTPDDGARWVAGVRAEMEETFDMLSARLAALPPEVQDDAKAVLAGRETFLARAALAAPTVGQKIRYHGDYHLGQVLLQQNDFAITDFEGEPGRPLHERRRKHTPLRDVAGMLRSFSYALYTALDRVAAGQSEHRATLLPHARIWEQATVAAFIASYAAAMEATSLWGGFDEAADWLRLFILEKAFYELRYEMNNRPQALAIPLQGLLQELDREAVAQGSSGA; this is encoded by the coding sequence ATGCACAAAAAAACAAGAAGCGAGGAATCGCGGATTTCGAATGATCCGCTCTGGTACAAAGACGCAGTCATCTATGAATTGCATGTACGTGCCTTCTTCGACGGCAATGGCGATGGTATCGGTGATTTCGCGGGGCTCACCGAGAAGCTCGATTATCTACAGGACCTGGGCGTCGATACCTTGTGGGTCCTGCCTTTCTATCCGTCCCCCATGCACGACGACGGGTATGACATCGCCGATTACCGCAATGTCCACCCCGACTATGGGACGCGTCGCGATTTCCTGCAGTTCGTGCGTGCCGCCCATGAACGGGGGTTGCGCGTCATCACCGAGCTTGTCATAAACCATACCTCCGACCAGCACCCCTGGTTTCAGGCGGCGCGCCAGGCCCCTGCGGGTTCACCCAAGCGCAACTTCTATGTGTGGAGCGACACCGCCAAGAAGTTCGAGGATACGCGCATCATATTCACAGACAGCGAGAAGTCGAACTGGGCATGGGATGATGTCGCCCAGGCCTACTACTGGCATCGCTTCTTTTTCCATCAGCCGGACCTGAACCACAACAATCCCCATGTCGTGAAGGCGGTGGTGCGGGTCATGGAGTTTTGGCTCGGCCTGGGCGTCGACGGCCTGCGGCTCGACGCCATCCCCTATCTGTGCGTGCGCGAAGGGACGAGCAACGAGAACCTGCCGGAGACCCACGCAGTGGTGCGCTACATGCGCTCGGTGATCGACCAGCGCTACGAGAATCGTATGTTACTTGCCGAGGCCAATCAGTGGCCGGAGGATGTGCGCGACTACTTCGGCGCGGGGGATGAGTGCCATATGGCCTATCACTTTCCGCTCATGCCGCGAATGTATATGGCCATCGCCCAGGAGGACCGGCATCCGATCGTCGAGATCATGAAGCAGACGCCGGACATCCCCGAGACCTGCCAATGGGCGATCTTTCTGCGCAACCACGACGAACTCACCCTGGAGATGGTCACGAACAATGAGCGTGACTATATGTACCAGATGTACGCTGCCGACCGGAAGGCGCGCCTCAATCTTGGGATACGCCGCCGGCTCGCGCCGCTCATGGACAATGATTTTGACAAGATCCGGCTCATGAATAGCCTGCTTTTGTCGATGCCAGGATCGCCGATCATCTACTACGGCGACGAGATTGGCATGGGTGACAATATTTACTTAGGCGACCGCAACGGTGTTCGTACACCCATGCAGTGGAGCCCGGACCGCAACGCCGGCTTCTCGCGCGCTGACCCGCAACGCCTGTTTTTGCCGCCGATCATGGACCCCATTTATGGTTATGGCGCGGTGAATGTCGAGGCGCAGGCGCGCGACCCCTCGTCTTTGTTGAATTGGACGCGGCGCATGCTCGCGATCCGCAAGAGCACGAAGGTGTTCGGGCGGGGCGCGCTTGAGTTCCTGGAGCCCGGCAACCGCAAGATCCTCGCCTATGTGCGCACCTATGGCGATGAGACGATCCTGTGTGTCGCCAATCTGTCGCACTCCGCGCAGCCCGTGGAGCTCGATCTGTCGGCCTACAAGGGGCGCGTGCCGATCGAGCTCATGGGTCGGACGCCGTTTCCGCCGATCGGTGACCTGCCCTATCTTTTGACCCTCCACGGCCATGGCTTCTATTGGTTCCGGCTCGCCGCCGGAGGGGAAGTTCCGGCCTGGCACGAGGAGCGCCTACCCCCCGAGGAACTGCCGCTGCTCGTGCTGTTCGACGGATGGCGCAGCCTGTTTCGCGAGCGCGTGGTGCCGTGGCGTATGGCCATGGCCGACCGCGTCCGTGAGCAGTGGGAACGCGATGCCTTGCCACGCTTTGTGATGGCGCAGCGTTGGTATGCCGAGAAGGGCGTGGTCCCAAAGCGGGTCGCCATGACCGAGACCGCCGAATGGGCGGGGCCCGACGGCCAGTTTTTCTTCATGATCGCAGACGTGGTGGAATCGAGTGAGGGGGCGTCCGCGGGTCGCTATTTCGTGCCGGTATCGCTGCTGTGGGAGAGCGATAGCGAGGCGCGCATGCGCACGGTTTTGCCGCTTGCCATGGCGCGCGTACGCCAACAGGCGACGCTTGGCATCTTGGGCGATGCCTTTGCCGACGACGCTTTTTGCCGCGGACTTGTCGCTGTGATGCGCGAGGGACTGGCCTTTGCGGGTGAGGGCGGCGTCGTGCAGGGCGTGGCGGCGGGTACGCTTGAGCAGCCGGTGGCCGCAGACGAGGCGGTCCGCCATCCCAATACGCACAGCAGCAACACGGCGGTGGCGATCGGCGAGCGGTTGTTCTTGAAGGGCTATCGGCGATTGCAGGAGGGTATCAACCCGGAGGTCGAGATGGGCCGGTTTTTATGCGACGTGGCAGGCTTTCGCCATACCGTGCCGGTGCTCGGGACCCTCGAGTATAGGCCGGCTGCAGGTGGTGTCATCACGCTTGCGCTGCTCCAGGCCTATGTCGAGAACCAGGGGGATGGTTGGGACTATACCCTGAACTATCTCGACAACCATCTCGAACTGTGCCTGCATGGCGCGGCCCCGGCGGGAGGCAGTGAGGAGGTGCATGGCGGCTATCTCGCGCTCGTGCGCACGCTCGCTTTGCGCACCGCGCAGATGCATCAGGCCCTGGCCACGCCTTACGGCGATCCGGCCTTCGATCCCGAACCGCTCACCCCAGACGATGGTGCGCGCTGGGTCGCGGGGGTGCGCGCCGAGATGGAGGAGACCTTCGATATGCTCTCCGCGCGGCTTGCCGCCCTCCCGCCCGAGGTCCAGGATGACGCCAAGGCCGTGCTCGCCGGTCGCGAGACGTTTCTTGCACGCGCCGCACTGGCTGCCCCGACCGTGGGACAAAAGATCCGCTACCATGGGGATTACCACCTAGGGCAGGTCCTGCTCCAGCAAAACGATTTCGCGATCACCGATTTCGAGGGCGAGCCCGGGCGGCCGCTTCACGAGCGCCGACGCAAGCATACACCGCTACGCGATGTCGCGGGCATGCTACGGTCGTTCAGCTATGCCCTCTATACGGCGCTTGATCGTGTCGCCGCCGGGCAATCCGAGCATAGGGCGACGTTACTGCCTCACGCCCGCATCTGGGAGCAGGCCACGGTCGCGGCGTTCATCGCCTCCTATGCCGCGGCTATGGAGGCCACCAGCCTCTGGGGCGGCTTTGACGAGGCTGCGGATTGGTTGCGGCTCTTCATCCTCGAGAAGGCCTTTTATGAACTGCGTTACGAGATGAATAACCGCCCCCAGGCACTTGCGATTCCCCTGCAGGGCCTTTTGCAGGAGCTTGACCGTGAGGCCGTGGCGCAGGGTTCGTCGGGCGCGTAG
- a CDS encoding mechanosensitive ion channel family protein gives MTILHAALAPLPAIVWQWQRWLPPILIALGILGGGWLAARFLRFVATKTLRAMNFHIVTERAGLDGLLAAGGAGTDTTGLMGMLVAALAILIAMVWALDIAGLSAGAAVTTRIALYIPRLMVALLMLTAGLYFARFVAQSVTLYGNELGLADAPLLGRLMRSIVIAFVILMVLGELHIGQRLIRDSFLILLGGVTLAAALAFGLGGRRWAAHVLERDWPRERPQGIGEGLDRR, from the coding sequence ATGACTATCCTACACGCGGCGCTCGCGCCCCTGCCAGCGATCGTCTGGCAGTGGCAGCGGTGGTTGCCGCCTATTCTTATTGCGCTCGGTATTCTTGGCGGCGGGTGGTTGGCGGCCCGCTTTCTGCGGTTCGTGGCCACGAAGACGCTGCGCGCCATGAATTTTCATATTGTGACGGAGCGCGCCGGACTCGACGGATTGTTAGCGGCAGGCGGTGCCGGGACCGACACCACCGGTCTCATGGGGATGCTGGTGGCGGCGCTCGCGATCCTGATCGCCATGGTATGGGCCCTCGATATCGCCGGCCTGTCGGCGGGCGCGGCCGTGACCACGCGCATCGCGCTCTATATCCCGCGCCTTATGGTCGCGCTCCTGATGCTCACGGCCGGTTTGTACTTCGCGCGTTTCGTGGCGCAATCGGTGACGTTGTACGGAAATGAACTGGGGCTTGCCGATGCCCCGCTCCTTGGGCGCCTGATGCGCTCGATCGTGATCGCATTTGTGATACTCATGGTATTGGGCGAGTTACACATAGGCCAGAGGCTCATACGTGACTCGTTTCTCATCCTGCTTGGTGGAGTGACGCTCGCGGCAGCCCTCGCCTTTGGCCTTGGGGGCCGACGTTGGGCGGCGCATGTACTGGAACGCGATTGGCCGCGCGAGCGTCCACAGGGTATCGGCGAAGGGCTGGATCGGCGGTGA
- the glgX gene encoding glycogen debranching protein GlgX, producing MSEERRTTGPRAAGRHAVWPGRPYPLGTTWDGEGVNFALFSEHAEGVELCLFTEDGRHETARIPVRWQTDQVWHCYLPEARPGWLYGYRVYGPYDPRHGHRFNGHKLLLDPYAKAIAGELRWSNAHFAYRVGHKLEDLSFDRANNAPFMPKARVVESAFSWGDDRLLRTPWHDTIIYELHVKGFTWLHPLIPQDLRGTYAGLGSARVIEYLKSLGITAVELMPVHAFIDDRHLVERGLRNYWGYNSIGFFAPDARYSASGQISEFKTMVKAFHSNGIEVILDVVYNHTAEGNHMGPTLSFRGIDNLSYYRLSSEDARYYMDFTGCGNTLNMLHPRVLQLIMDSLRYWVLEMHVDGFRFDLASTLARELHDVNRLSAFFDIIHQDPVLSQVKLIAEPWDLGEGGYQVGNFPVGWTEWNGKYRDVVRAYWKGEGGVIGELAYRLTGSSDLYGHGGRNPYASINFVTAHDGFTLEDLVSYNDKHNEANGEDNRDGTDTNLSWNCGAEGPTDDPAIRALRARQKRNMIATLLLSQGVPMILAGDEIGRTQRGNNNAYCHDDPINWVNWELTPEDHDFLRFVQHVIRIKQNHKVFRRRSFFQGRRIHGSDIKDITWLKPDATEMNDEEWRQSFARCLGLFLAGEGLEEFDDRGRMIGDVDFLWLLNAHHEEIPFALPPYRTQGWQVDIDTSYSVPARATGAVITSGVYPLQGRSLVLLREATPDRRMGLGH from the coding sequence ATGAGCGAAGAGCGTCGGACCACCGGACCACGGGCTGCAGGCCGCCATGCGGTCTGGCCTGGACGGCCCTATCCTTTGGGTACCACCTGGGACGGCGAAGGCGTCAACTTCGCACTCTTTTCCGAACATGCCGAAGGGGTGGAACTGTGTTTGTTCACCGAGGACGGACGTCACGAGACTGCGCGCATCCCGGTGCGCTGGCAGACCGATCAGGTGTGGCACTGCTACCTGCCGGAGGCGCGGCCGGGCTGGCTCTATGGCTATCGGGTCTATGGGCCCTACGACCCGCGCCATGGCCATCGCTTCAATGGCCATAAGCTGCTCCTAGACCCATATGCCAAGGCCATTGCCGGCGAGTTGCGCTGGAGCAATGCGCATTTTGCCTACCGTGTCGGCCACAAGCTCGAGGACCTGTCGTTCGATCGCGCCAACAACGCGCCATTCATGCCCAAGGCGCGGGTCGTGGAATCGGCATTCAGCTGGGGCGACGACCGGCTTTTGCGCACGCCCTGGCATGACACCATCATCTATGAGCTGCACGTGAAGGGCTTCACTTGGCTGCACCCGCTCATACCCCAGGACTTGCGCGGTACCTATGCCGGCCTCGGATCGGCGCGCGTCATCGAATACCTGAAGTCGCTTGGCATCACCGCCGTCGAGCTCATGCCGGTGCACGCCTTCATAGACGATCGTCATCTGGTCGAGCGCGGGCTGCGCAACTACTGGGGCTACAATTCGATCGGGTTCTTTGCACCCGATGCGCGTTATTCGGCGAGCGGCCAGATATCCGAGTTCAAGACGATGGTGAAGGCGTTTCATTCAAACGGGATAGAGGTCATTCTCGATGTCGTATACAACCATACGGCCGAGGGCAACCACATGGGCCCGACGCTGTCGTTCAGGGGCATAGACAACCTCTCCTATTACCGCCTGTCGTCCGAGGACGCACGTTATTACATGGACTTCACGGGCTGTGGCAACACGCTGAACATGCTCCATCCGCGTGTCTTGCAGCTCATCATGGACTCACTGCGTTATTGGGTCCTGGAGATGCATGTCGATGGTTTTCGCTTCGATCTCGCCTCGACCTTGGCGCGCGAGCTGCACGACGTGAACCGGTTGTCGGCGTTTTTCGATATCATCCACCAGGATCCGGTGCTCTCGCAGGTCAAGCTCATTGCAGAGCCTTGGGACCTCGGCGAAGGCGGTTACCAGGTCGGCAACTTTCCGGTGGGCTGGACTGAGTGGAACGGCAAGTACCGCGACGTGGTGCGCGCCTACTGGAAGGGGGAGGGTGGGGTCATCGGCGAGCTCGCCTACAGGCTGACGGGTTCAAGTGATCTCTATGGGCATGGCGGCCGCAATCCCTATGCCTCGATCAATTTTGTGACCGCGCACGACGGCTTCACCCTCGAGGATCTGGTGAGCTACAACGACAAGCACAACGAGGCCAATGGCGAGGACAACCGCGACGGTACCGACACCAACCTGTCATGGAATTGTGGGGCCGAAGGACCTACGGACGACCCTGCCATACGCGCCCTGCGCGCGCGCCAGAAGCGCAACATGATTGCAACCCTGCTGCTGTCGCAGGGGGTCCCGATGATCCTTGCCGGCGATGAGATCGGGCGCACGCAACGCGGCAACAACAACGCCTATTGCCATGACGACCCGATCAATTGGGTGAACTGGGAGCTGACACCGGAGGACCACGATTTCTTGCGGTTCGTCCAGCATGTGATCCGCATCAAGCAAAACCATAAGGTATTCCGCCGACGTTCGTTTTTTCAGGGCCGGCGTATCCACGGCAGCGATATCAAGGACATCACTTGGTTGAAGCCTGACGCGACCGAGATGAACGATGAGGAGTGGCGCCAGAGCTTTGCCCGCTGTCTCGGGTTGTTCCTGGCCGGCGAGGGGCTGGAGGAGTTCGACGACCGGGGGCGCATGATAGGGGATGTCGATTTCCTGTGGTTATTGAACGCGCATCACGAGGAGATCCCGTTTGCGCTGCCCCCCTATAGGACCCAGGGGTGGCAGGTGGATATCGATACCAGCTATAGCGTCCCGGCGCGCGCCACGGGGGCGGTGATCACAAGCGGTGTTTATCCCCTGCAAGGGCGCTCGCTTGTGCTGTTGCGCGAAGCGACCCCGGATCGGCGCATGGGGCTTGGGCACTGA
- the treZ gene encoding malto-oligosyltrehalose trehalohydrolase: MTVHEDTRTPGVARRHEPLGFGAECVEDGVRFRLWAPAARQVDVVLEDEGVVVPMDALEGGWFQVTSGQARPGSLYRYRIDGGLHVPDPASRFQPRDVHGPSEVVDAHAFAWSDGGWRGRPWGEVVVYELHVGTFSPEGTFAGAMALLPRLATLGVTAIELMPLADFPGRANWGYDGVLPFAPDSRYGRPEDLKALIAAAHGLGLMVFVDVVYNHFGPDGNYLGVYAPEFFTSRHRTPWGDAINFDGPGSVTVRAYFTANARYWLHEYHCDGLRFDAVHAIVDDSPQSILTAIAEAVAPLRACGRHIHLVLENENNEAGHLNGSDGPQGFTAQWNDDIHHVLHVLLTGERDGYYADYMDDPAGRLGRCLTEGFAYQGEWSAVREGVRGESTRGLSPTAFVGFLQNHDQIGNRAFGERITALASPAAVRAATAVLLLAPSPPLLFMGQEFACSRPFLFFCDFGPELASAVTEGRRREFARFPEFADESRRAHIPDPNDPATLIKSRLDWTEAERSPGRDWLTFHRELLATRARHIGARLAAGEVRTLGFNRFGARGLTVGWLFADGAQLHLAANLGDADAVVADRMSPAPMTLYETCAPAGGRLGPWEVRWGLWPGAADTTAGGP; this comes from the coding sequence ATGACGGTTCACGAGGACACGCGTACTCCGGGGGTGGCGAGGCGTCACGAACCCCTGGGCTTCGGGGCCGAGTGCGTCGAGGACGGGGTACGGTTCCGGTTGTGGGCCCCGGCGGCGCGCCAGGTCGACGTGGTGCTGGAGGATGAGGGGGTGGTGGTCCCCATGGACGCCTTGGAGGGCGGCTGGTTTCAGGTCACGAGCGGACAGGCGCGCCCGGGAAGCCTGTATCGTTACCGCATCGATGGCGGCCTGCACGTCCCGGACCCGGCATCGCGCTTTCAGCCGCGAGATGTGCATGGTCCAAGCGAGGTGGTGGATGCGCACGCCTTTGCGTGGAGTGATGGGGGGTGGCGTGGGCGTCCGTGGGGCGAGGTAGTGGTCTACGAGCTTCATGTCGGCACCTTTAGTCCCGAAGGAACCTTCGCAGGTGCCATGGCGCTCCTGCCGCGACTGGCCACGCTTGGGGTGACGGCCATAGAGCTCATGCCGCTCGCCGATTTCCCGGGGCGCGCCAACTGGGGCTATGACGGTGTGTTGCCGTTTGCCCCCGACAGCCGTTATGGTCGCCCCGAGGACCTGAAGGCCCTGATCGCCGCCGCCCACGGTCTTGGGCTCATGGTGTTCGTCGATGTCGTTTATAACCACTTCGGCCCGGATGGAAACTATCTCGGCGTCTATGCCCCCGAGTTTTTTACCTCGCGTCATCGTACACCGTGGGGCGATGCCATAAACTTCGATGGACCGGGCAGCGTTACGGTACGTGCCTACTTTACCGCCAACGCGCGCTACTGGCTTCACGAGTACCATTGCGACGGTCTGCGTTTCGATGCCGTGCATGCCATTGTCGACGATTCGCCGCAATCGATATTAACCGCCATCGCCGAGGCCGTGGCACCGCTGCGGGCTTGCGGGCGCCACATCCATCTGGTTTTGGAGAACGAGAACAACGAGGCGGGCCATCTCAATGGTAGCGACGGGCCCCAGGGATTCACTGCGCAATGGAACGACGATATCCACCACGTCCTGCATGTACTTTTGACAGGCGAGCGCGATGGCTATTATGCGGATTACATGGATGACCCGGCGGGCCGGCTCGGTCGCTGCCTGACCGAGGGCTTTGCCTACCAGGGTGAGTGGTCGGCGGTCCGCGAAGGGGTGCGCGGCGAATCGACGCGCGGACTGTCGCCGACAGCGTTCGTGGGATTTCTGCAAAATCATGACCAGATCGGAAACCGCGCCTTCGGGGAGCGCATAACGGCGCTCGCATCGCCTGCGGCGGTGCGCGCGGCGACTGCTGTGCTCCTGCTCGCGCCCTCGCCACCCTTGCTGTTCATGGGTCAGGAGTTTGCCTGCAGCCGGCCGTTTCTGTTTTTTTGTGATTTCGGGCCTGAGCTCGCTTCCGCCGTGACCGAAGGGCGGCGCCGGGAATTCGCGCGCTTCCCTGAGTTTGCCGACGAGTCGCGTCGCGCCCACATCCCGGATCCCAACGATCCCGCAACATTGATAAAGAGCCGGCTCGACTGGACAGAGGCAGAGCGCTCGCCGGGCCGGGACTGGCTCACGTTCCATCGTGAGCTGCTCGCAACCCGTGCGCGCCATATCGGCGCACGGCTGGCGGCAGGCGAGGTGCGTACCTTGGGCTTTAATCGCTTCGGCGCGCGTGGCCTGACCGTGGGCTGGCTTTTTGCCGACGGCGCGCAATTGCATCTCGCCGCGAATCTGGGGGACGCGGATGCAGTCGTTGCGGATCGCATGAGTCCCGCGCCCATGACCCTCTATGAGACGTGCGCGCCGGCCGGGGGGCGGCTCGGTCCCTGGGAGGTCCGCTGGGGCCTATGGCCGGGTGCGGCCGACACGACGGCAGGCGGTCCGTGA